From Echinicola soli, a single genomic window includes:
- a CDS encoding NFACT RNA binding domain-containing protein, whose product MHLNYHFLKFLCPEVDDILNGLELITCFSQHRDELVLGFADDEHSHYIRANLSPSNTCLCLPKDYKRSKKNSVDLFPALIGDQVVCVRVLSFERAFRIDFKSNKTLLFKLHGNRSNILLFDKSKEQKPIALFRNELKEDKNITLEELEKHLDLSYDEFLKQNGKASTFLPTLGKIPRQWLKSHGYIEAELTTKWQLMQEMIDMLNAPLFSIAKEDYEYQLTLLPVSAPIFTSANPLEACNEYFQYAVVHQAFEREKGLLTKQLEDQKKRTEAYLGKTAKKLTELQNSAPPSQIADIIMANLHQIPQGTETATLFDFYQNKEISIRLKKGVTPQKHAENLYRKSKNRKIEVQQLQKNLSEKEEYFLQLEALLEELTTIDNFKALREFSKTHQLSAKSKEDQTNLPFKRFEIDGFEILVGKSAKVNDQILRYYSWKDDMWLHAKDVAGSHVIIKFKSGQSIPQTTLERAAELAAYYSKSKNESLAAVIYTPCKYVRKVKGSPAGAVMVDQEKVLMVAPKGPVSP is encoded by the coding sequence ATGCATCTTAACTACCATTTCTTGAAATTCCTCTGCCCAGAGGTAGACGATATTTTGAATGGACTGGAACTCATCACGTGTTTCTCACAGCACCGCGATGAACTGGTTTTGGGATTTGCTGATGATGAGCACTCACACTACATACGAGCAAATCTCAGTCCATCAAACACCTGCTTATGCCTCCCAAAGGACTACAAGCGCAGCAAAAAAAACAGCGTGGACTTATTCCCGGCCCTCATTGGAGACCAGGTGGTATGTGTTCGTGTACTGTCTTTTGAAAGGGCATTCAGGATCGATTTCAAATCCAACAAGACCTTGCTATTTAAACTTCACGGAAACCGCAGTAACATCCTCCTATTTGATAAAAGCAAAGAACAGAAACCAATTGCTCTTTTCAGAAATGAACTAAAAGAAGACAAGAATATCACCTTAGAGGAATTGGAAAAACACCTTGACCTGTCTTATGATGAGTTTTTAAAGCAAAATGGAAAAGCATCCACTTTCCTCCCTACGCTAGGCAAGATTCCTCGCCAATGGCTTAAATCCCATGGTTACATAGAAGCTGAACTCACTACAAAATGGCAGTTGATGCAGGAGATGATAGATATGCTAAACGCACCACTTTTTAGCATTGCCAAAGAAGACTATGAATACCAGCTTACCTTGCTCCCTGTCTCCGCCCCTATTTTCACATCAGCAAATCCTCTCGAAGCCTGCAATGAATACTTCCAATATGCTGTGGTCCACCAAGCCTTCGAAAGAGAAAAAGGCCTCCTGACCAAGCAGCTGGAAGACCAGAAAAAAAGGACAGAGGCATACCTTGGAAAGACCGCCAAAAAATTAACCGAGCTTCAAAACAGTGCCCCTCCCAGCCAAATAGCCGATATTATCATGGCAAACCTTCACCAAATCCCCCAAGGAACAGAAACGGCCACCTTATTTGATTTCTATCAAAACAAGGAAATCTCCATTCGACTAAAAAAAGGTGTAACACCACAAAAGCATGCCGAAAACCTCTATCGAAAATCCAAAAACAGAAAAATAGAAGTACAACAGCTACAAAAAAACCTATCAGAAAAAGAGGAGTATTTCCTTCAACTGGAGGCTTTGCTGGAAGAGCTGACTACTATTGACAATTTCAAAGCACTGAGGGAGTTTTCCAAAACCCACCAACTATCTGCCAAATCCAAAGAAGACCAAACCAACCTCCCATTCAAGCGTTTTGAAATCGATGGATTTGAAATTTTAGTAGGGAAATCCGCTAAGGTGAATGACCAAATACTAAGGTATTACAGCTGGAAGGACGACATGTGGCTCCATGCCAAGGATGTAGCAGGATCCCACGTCATCATCAAGTTTAAATCGGGCCAAAGCATTCCACAAACAACCCTGGAAAGAGCGGCAGAATTAGCCGCCTACTATTCCAAAAGCAAAAACGAATCCCTTGCTGCGGTGATCTACACCCCTTGCAAATACGTCAGAAAGGTAAAAGGTTCTCCAGCCGGTGCCGTCATGGTCGATCAGGAAAAAGTACTTATGGTAGCACCAAAAGGACCAGTCTCTCCTTAG
- a CDS encoding IPExxxVDY family protein, with protein MRKTKLQVEHDYEFDLLGLVAPLKDYKMAWVVNSSLGIRMIKIGDFELDFLNQPGLIISRYILEKDHGYIQLLKNRSFSDSGQTLYLVPELKIMDYFLLLQDFTQETDLNHCIGQLSQSNYVQNVVKLDVAKLKSKENLLTY; from the coding sequence ATGAGGAAAACAAAACTCCAGGTAGAGCACGATTATGAATTTGATCTTTTGGGTCTGGTAGCTCCTTTAAAGGACTATAAGATGGCCTGGGTGGTGAATAGTTCCCTGGGTATCAGGATGATAAAAATTGGCGATTTTGAATTGGATTTCTTAAATCAGCCCGGACTCATAATTTCTCGGTACATATTGGAAAAAGATCATGGCTATATTCAGTTATTAAAGAACCGTTCTTTTTCAGATTCGGGACAAACGCTGTATCTTGTGCCGGAATTAAAGATTATGGATTATTTTCTCCTACTTCAGGATTTCACCCAGGAGACTGACCTTAATCACTGTATTGGTCAGCTGTCTCAAAGCAACTATGTGCAAAACGTGGTGAAACTGGATGTGGCCAAGCTGAAGTCAAAAGAGAACCTATTAACCTATTAA
- the fabF gene encoding beta-ketoacyl-ACP synthase II, with protein sequence MNLKRVVVTGLGALTPLGNTVPEYWKGLANGVSGAAPITRFDASQFKTQFACEVKNLDIEQFIDRKEARKMDPFTQYAVIASEEAMKDSGLDLDKIDLSKAGVIWGSGIGGLKTFQDEVASFATGDGTPRFNPFFIPKMIADISAGFISMKYGLQGPNFVTVSACASGTNALIDAYNYIRLGKANVFVSGGSEAAVTEAGVGGFNALKALSQRNDAPETASRPFDKDRDGFVLGEGAGAIILEEYEHAKARGAKIYAEIIGSGMSADAHHITAPHPEGVGAGNVMKFALEDAGIKPEEVDYINVHGTSTPLGDVSEIKAIQRVFGEHAYDLNISSTKSMTGHLLGAAGAIEAIASIMAINHNLVPPTINHFTKDEAFDEKLNLTFNKAQEREVNVALSNTFGFGGHNASVIFKKLTE encoded by the coding sequence ATGAATTTAAAAAGAGTTGTAGTAACAGGTTTAGGCGCCCTTACGCCATTAGGCAATACCGTTCCGGAATATTGGAAGGGACTTGCTAATGGTGTGAGTGGTGCTGCTCCTATTACTAGATTCGACGCCTCACAATTCAAGACTCAATTTGCTTGCGAGGTCAAAAACCTCGACATCGAGCAATTTATTGATAGGAAAGAAGCCCGGAAAATGGATCCTTTCACTCAGTATGCTGTTATTGCATCTGAGGAAGCCATGAAGGATTCTGGACTGGACCTTGACAAGATAGACCTTAGCAAGGCCGGTGTGATTTGGGGATCTGGAATTGGTGGCTTGAAGACTTTTCAGGACGAAGTAGCCAGTTTTGCTACAGGTGATGGAACACCTCGCTTTAATCCGTTCTTTATTCCCAAAATGATCGCTGATATCAGCGCAGGATTTATTTCCATGAAATATGGACTCCAAGGACCAAATTTCGTGACCGTTTCAGCATGTGCCTCAGGCACCAATGCGCTGATCGATGCTTATAACTACATCCGACTGGGCAAGGCCAACGTCTTTGTCTCGGGAGGTTCGGAAGCAGCAGTCACAGAAGCCGGTGTAGGAGGGTTCAATGCGCTGAAAGCACTTTCTCAGAGAAATGATGCTCCAGAAACAGCCTCCCGTCCATTTGACAAAGACCGTGATGGTTTTGTCCTTGGAGAAGGAGCAGGAGCCATTATCCTGGAAGAATACGAACACGCCAAAGCACGTGGAGCAAAAATCTATGCCGAAATCATCGGAAGTGGTATGTCTGCGGACGCCCACCACATTACTGCCCCGCATCCGGAAGGAGTCGGAGCCGGAAATGTAATGAAATTCGCGCTGGAAGATGCTGGGATAAAACCGGAAGAGGTAGATTACATCAATGTACACGGTACATCCACTCCATTGGGTGATGTAAGCGAAATCAAAGCCATACAACGCGTTTTTGGCGAACATGCTTACGATCTTAACATCAGCAGTACCAAATCAATGACAGGCCACCTTCTAGGGGCCGCAGGTGCCATTGAGGCAATCGCCTCCATCATGGCCATCAATCATAACCTGGTACCGCCGACCATCAACCACTTCACCAAAGACGAAGCGTTTGATGAAAAGCTGAACTTGACTTTCAACAAGGCTCAGGAGAGGGAAGTAAATGTAGCTTTGAGTAATACCTTTGGATTTGGCGGGCACAATGCATCTGTCATTTTCAAAAAATTAACTGAGTAA
- a CDS encoding acyl carrier protein produces the protein MSEIAQKVKAIIVDKLGVEESEVTPEASFTNDLGADSLDTVELIMEFEKEFNISIPDDQAEQIGTVGQAVSYLEANVK, from the coding sequence ATGTCTGAAATTGCACAAAAAGTAAAAGCCATTATCGTGGATAAGTTAGGCGTAGAAGAATCTGAAGTAACTCCTGAAGCAAGCTTCACTAATGATCTTGGCGCTGACTCTTTGGATACGGTTGAGCTTATCATGGAATTCGAAAAAGAATTCAACATTTCTATTCCAGATGACCAAGCCGAGCAAATCGGCACTGTAGGTCAAGCAGTAAGCTACCTGGAAGCAAACGTAAAATAA
- the pyk gene encoding pyruvate kinase: MNLPIANKKTKILATVGPASNNEETLKELVKAGVNVFRLNFSHGNHEGHAEVIQMIRKINKDYGLNVGILQDLQGPKIRVGEVENNGVEIKEGDPITITNEAVVGTSSLVSTVYQNLPGDVVPGDRILIDDGNLEVSVNSTDGKNVNCTVIHGGILKSRKGINLPNTKVSAPSLTEKDIEDLAFGLEKEVDWIALSFVRSAEDIIDLKKRIDAKGKACKIVAKIEKPEALDNIDEIIEVTDGVMVARGDLGVEVPMEMVPLWQKRIVEKCKQASKPVIIATQMLESMIQNPRPTRAETNDVANAVLDGADAVMLSAETASGAYPIHAVEAMTKVIQYVENNSDVYHYLYDIPEKSDYFVSNNVIMMASGLSKNVNAKAIVGITASGFTAFRIASHRPFAKNFVFTHNKTLITQLSLVWGVTAYFFEGKQVSTDDTITFIQDTLKESGHLKVGDIMINTASMPLQDKGKTNMLKIHMVE, encoded by the coding sequence ATGAACTTACCCATCGCGAATAAGAAAACCAAGATTTTGGCTACTGTTGGGCCTGCTTCAAACAACGAAGAGACGCTTAAAGAGCTGGTAAAGGCCGGCGTGAATGTGTTCAGGCTGAATTTTTCCCATGGTAACCATGAAGGGCATGCCGAAGTTATCCAAATGATCCGTAAGATCAACAAGGATTATGGATTGAATGTAGGGATCTTGCAGGATTTGCAAGGCCCTAAGATCAGAGTAGGTGAAGTGGAAAATAACGGTGTGGAGATCAAAGAGGGTGATCCGATTACCATTACCAATGAAGCAGTAGTAGGAACCTCATCTTTAGTAAGTACCGTTTACCAAAACCTCCCGGGGGATGTAGTTCCTGGTGACAGAATCCTGATTGACGATGGAAACCTTGAGGTGTCCGTGAACAGTACGGATGGAAAGAATGTAAACTGTACAGTGATACATGGTGGAATCTTGAAATCCAGAAAAGGCATCAATCTTCCCAATACCAAAGTAAGTGCTCCCTCCCTGACAGAAAAGGATATTGAGGACTTGGCCTTTGGGCTGGAGAAAGAAGTGGACTGGATTGCACTTTCTTTTGTCCGTTCTGCTGAAGATATCATTGATCTCAAGAAGAGGATCGATGCCAAAGGCAAGGCGTGTAAAATCGTTGCAAAAATAGAGAAGCCAGAGGCACTGGACAATATTGATGAAATTATCGAAGTCACTGACGGCGTGATGGTGGCCCGTGGTGACCTTGGTGTAGAAGTGCCAATGGAAATGGTGCCACTGTGGCAAAAAAGAATAGTAGAAAAATGTAAACAAGCCAGTAAACCTGTAATCATCGCTACGCAGATGCTGGAAAGCATGATCCAAAATCCACGTCCTACCCGTGCTGAAACCAATGACGTGGCAAATGCTGTGCTCGATGGTGCTGATGCAGTGATGCTTTCTGCCGAGACGGCTTCAGGTGCTTACCCTATTCATGCCGTAGAAGCGATGACCAAGGTGATCCAGTACGTAGAGAACAATTCCGATGTCTATCATTACCTCTATGACATCCCGGAGAAAAGTGATTATTTCGTAAGCAATAATGTCATCATGATGGCTTCTGGCCTGTCCAAAAACGTCAATGCAAAGGCTATCGTCGGAATCACAGCTTCTGGATTTACCGCTTTTAGGATCGCTTCCCACAGACCATTTGCCAAAAACTTTGTGTTTACGCACAATAAGACGCTGATCACCCAGCTTAGCTTGGTGTGGGGCGTGACGGCTTATTTCTTCGAAGGAAAGCAAGTGTCCACTGATGATACCATTACATTTATCCAAGATACCCTGAAGGAAAGTGGGCATCTGAAAGTGGGCGATATCATGATCAATACCGCAAGCATGCCGCTACAGGACAAAGGCAAAACTAATATGCTAAAAATCCACATGGTGGAATAG
- a CDS encoding Hpt domain-containing response regulator yields MENKRILIVDDNNLNRKVFENIICHNFPFSSAENGQDAIDKIKCERFDLILMDIQMPVMDGITALKIIKSEGLTAAPVIAISAYSDQTDRDYFLSAGFDDFIDKPVKPKDLLESISNHLHKKSLNPSDHPSSNEQDILDQKVYDQLKKYNTSEDIKTVYEDFFDEGQTLLDEIKLLIDQGNYSEIAEKLHILKGNSGTLGARILFKHSSILEQKLKDSEYNGIIEDYLTLQDQLKVFKSHLKELNNLS; encoded by the coding sequence ATGGAAAACAAAAGGATATTAATAGTAGACGACAACAATCTGAACAGAAAAGTTTTTGAAAACATCATCTGTCACAATTTCCCGTTTTCATCCGCAGAAAATGGCCAGGATGCTATTGATAAAATAAAATGTGAAAGGTTTGACCTTATCCTAATGGATATCCAAATGCCCGTAATGGATGGCATCACAGCACTAAAAATCATTAAATCCGAAGGACTTACCGCTGCCCCGGTCATTGCCATATCGGCCTATTCTGACCAAACAGACCGTGACTATTTTTTATCGGCAGGTTTTGACGACTTTATCGATAAACCCGTAAAACCAAAGGACCTTCTGGAAAGCATCAGCAATCACTTACACAAAAAATCCTTGAACCCTTCTGATCATCCGTCAAGTAACGAACAAGATATACTTGACCAAAAAGTATACGACCAACTAAAAAAATACAATACAAGTGAAGACATCAAAACAGTGTATGAAGACTTTTTTGATGAAGGCCAGACACTCTTGGATGAAATCAAATTGTTAATTGATCAGGGGAATTATTCAGAAATTGCCGAAAAACTTCATATATTAAAAGGAAACTCTGGTACCTTAGGAGCAAGGATATTGTTTAAGCACTCCAGTATTTTGGAACAAAAATTAAAAGACTCAGAATATAATGGTATTATTGAAGATTATTTAACGTTACAAGATCAACTCAAGGTATTCAAATCGCATTTGAAAGAATTAAACAACCTATCTTAA
- a CDS encoding response regulator, with product MSENKKVLVAEDSSVIINLTKNVLLFENYEITAVKNGKQVLDKLAEADYDLILMDINMPQMDGIECTKAIRALNDPKKAAIPVIAITGNYKNYSMEDFKQAGLNDYLQKPLDYDLLLSTVKKHLGPK from the coding sequence ATGAGCGAGAACAAAAAAGTTTTAGTAGCTGAAGATAGTTCGGTGATCATCAACCTGACTAAAAACGTTCTGCTGTTTGAAAATTACGAAATTACCGCAGTCAAAAATGGTAAACAAGTTCTGGATAAACTGGCAGAGGCAGATTATGATTTAATCCTTATGGATATAAATATGCCTCAAATGGACGGTATCGAATGTACCAAGGCCATCAGGGCACTCAATGACCCTAAAAAAGCTGCTATTCCCGTCATAGCCATCACAGGCAATTATAAAAATTACTCCATGGAGGATTTCAAACAGGCCGGACTCAATGACTACCTTCAAAAGCCACTGGACTACGACCTCCTGTTATCCACGGTCAAAAAACACCTTGGACCAAAATAA
- the pfkA gene encoding 6-phosphofructokinase produces MKKIAVLTSGGDAPGMNACIRAVVRTGIFHGMEMYGIMYGYDGMINGEIKKMESHAVSNIVQRGGTILKSARSEKFRTKEGRKLAYEQLQKHGIEGLVAIGGDGTFTGAKMFYEEYGIPTIGCPGTIDNDIYGTDFTIGFDTAINTALEAIDKIRDTAAAHDRIFFIEVMGRDSGYIAVECGLGGGAEMVMVPETKTTLHEVVEKLKGSRKTKTSSVIVVAEGDEEGSAAEIMEKVKNIIDDDTKDFKVTTLGHIQRGGSPTGKDRMLASRCGMAAVEGLMSGKANCMAGIIHDEVAYTSFEDCITKNKPLNRDTLKLIEILSI; encoded by the coding sequence ATGAAGAAAATTGCTGTATTAACCTCGGGAGGAGATGCGCCTGGCATGAATGCTTGCATCAGGGCTGTGGTCCGTACCGGGATTTTCCATGGAATGGAAATGTACGGAATTATGTACGGCTACGATGGCATGATCAATGGCGAGATTAAAAAAATGGAATCCCATGCTGTAAGCAATATTGTCCAGCGTGGAGGTACCATCCTTAAATCAGCCCGTAGTGAAAAATTCCGCACCAAAGAAGGTCGGAAACTAGCCTACGAACAATTACAAAAACACGGGATCGAAGGGCTTGTCGCCATAGGTGGAGACGGTACTTTTACCGGAGCCAAGATGTTTTATGAGGAATATGGAATTCCTACTATTGGATGCCCTGGCACGATAGATAATGATATTTATGGCACTGACTTTACCATCGGATTTGACACGGCCATTAATACTGCCTTGGAAGCAATCGATAAAATCAGGGATACTGCTGCAGCGCACGACCGTATCTTTTTTATCGAAGTGATGGGTAGGGACAGCGGTTACATCGCCGTAGAGTGTGGCCTTGGAGGTGGAGCGGAAATGGTAATGGTACCAGAAACCAAAACCACCCTTCATGAAGTAGTAGAGAAACTTAAAGGCTCTCGTAAAACCAAAACGTCCAGCGTCATCGTAGTGGCCGAAGGTGATGAAGAAGGCAGTGCTGCTGAAATCATGGAGAAGGTCAAAAACATCATCGATGACGACACGAAAGACTTCAAAGTCACTACGCTTGGACACATCCAGCGAGGAGGAAGCCCTACCGGAAAAGACAGGATGCTCGCAAGTAGGTGCGGCATGGCTGCAGTGGAAGGCCTTATGAGCGGTAAAGCCAATTGCATGGCCGGTATCATCCATGACGAAGTGGCCTACACCAGCTTTGAAGACTGTATCACCAAAAACAAACCCTTAAATAGAGACACCCTAAAACTTATCGAAATCTTAAGTATCTAA
- a CDS encoding MBL fold metallo-hydrolase, whose translation MKVTFLGTGTSQGIPVIGCTCETCSSIDFRDKRLRSSIHLKVDNNSFVVDTGPDFRAQMLREGIRKLDAIIYTHEHKDHTAGMDDIRPFNFMQMKDMPLYGTPAVLNQLQREFSYVFTPKKYPGVPQVVTHEISNEPFQVLGTTFTPILVMHYKLPVFGYRIKDFTYITDAKHIEEKELEKVRGTKVLVLNALQIKEHLSHLTLSEALELIDTIKPEKAYLTHISHKLGSQQNVESKLPDNVFLAYDGLTISL comes from the coding sequence ATGAAAGTTACTTTTCTAGGAACAGGAACATCACAAGGAATCCCAGTAATCGGTTGTACATGCGAAACGTGCAGTTCCATCGATTTCAGGGACAAAAGGCTAAGAAGCTCCATCCACCTAAAAGTAGACAACAATAGTTTCGTAGTCGATACAGGCCCCGACTTCAGGGCTCAAATGCTTCGTGAAGGTATCCGTAAATTAGATGCCATCATCTATACCCACGAGCACAAAGACCACACCGCTGGCATGGATGATATCAGACCGTTTAATTTTATGCAGATGAAAGACATGCCCCTCTATGGCACTCCTGCTGTCCTAAATCAGCTCCAACGGGAATTCTCCTATGTCTTCACTCCTAAAAAATACCCAGGAGTCCCACAGGTGGTCACCCATGAAATCAGTAACGAACCTTTTCAAGTGCTTGGAACGACATTTACGCCTATTTTGGTAATGCATTATAAACTGCCTGTCTTTGGCTATAGGATAAAAGATTTCACCTACATCACCGATGCAAAACACATTGAGGAAAAAGAACTGGAAAAAGTAAGGGGAACGAAAGTGTTGGTGCTAAACGCCCTTCAAATAAAAGAACATCTTTCCCACCTTACCCTTTCCGAAGCACTGGAGCTCATTGACACCATAAAACCTGAAAAAGCCTATCTCACCCACATCAGCCACAAGCTTGGTTCCCAACAAAACGTGGAAAGCAAATTACCTGACAATGTATTCTTGGCCTATGACGGCCTTACCATCAGCCTATAA
- the miaA gene encoding tRNA (adenosine(37)-N6)-dimethylallyltransferase MiaA, with protein sequence MLIKNNKYLLVVAGPTAVGKTDLCIKLAKKFKTAIISSDSRQFYKETDIGTAKPSAAEMQDVPHYFVNNLSIHDDYDVRKFEKDALLVLNNLFEMHNVVIMTGGSGLYIDAVCNGFDEIPAIDPSIRKSLNQLYQEKGITALQEKLAELDSDYYKQVDVNNPQRLIRGCEVTMGTGKPFSSYRKKEKVRRPFQVIKVGLQRERQELYHRINLRMDQMIAAGLFEEAAGLYPQRYLNALQTVGYSEIFGYLDGEYDKEEAERLLKRNSRRYAKRQMTWFRRDEEIQWFSPDEYERVEAYVEDQMTR encoded by the coding sequence TTGTTGATAAAAAATAATAAATATCTTCTTGTGGTAGCTGGTCCTACAGCAGTAGGAAAAACTGATTTGTGCATAAAACTAGCTAAAAAATTTAAAACCGCTATTATATCTTCTGATAGTCGGCAATTTTATAAAGAAACGGACATTGGCACAGCTAAACCCTCCGCTGCTGAAATGCAGGATGTTCCTCATTATTTTGTAAATAACTTGTCCATTCACGATGATTATGATGTAAGGAAGTTTGAAAAAGATGCCCTGTTGGTTTTAAATAATTTATTTGAAATGCATAATGTGGTCATCATGACGGGAGGCTCAGGGCTCTATATAGATGCCGTTTGTAATGGATTCGATGAGATTCCAGCTATCGATCCAAGTATTAGAAAATCCCTTAATCAATTGTATCAGGAAAAAGGAATCACTGCTTTGCAGGAAAAGCTCGCGGAATTGGATTCAGATTATTATAAGCAGGTGGATGTCAATAATCCGCAGCGTTTGATCAGGGGCTGCGAGGTGACTATGGGGACAGGGAAGCCTTTTAGTAGCTATCGCAAAAAAGAAAAGGTCAGAAGGCCCTTTCAGGTGATCAAAGTGGGGCTGCAGCGAGAGCGGCAAGAACTCTATCACCGTATTAATCTGCGGATGGATCAGATGATTGCAGCAGGATTGTTTGAAGAAGCAGCAGGATTGTATCCGCAGCGTTACTTAAATGCCTTGCAAACGGTCGGGTATTCTGAAATATTTGGCTATTTGGATGGGGAGTATGATAAAGAAGAAGCTGAAAGATTGCTCAAAAGGAACTCCAGAAGGTATGCCAAAAGACAGATGACTTGGTTCAGAAGAGATGAGGAAATACAGTGGTTTTCCCCTGATGAGTATGAAAGAGTGGAGGCCTATGTGGAGGATCAAATGACCCGTTGA